In Ipomoea triloba cultivar NCNSP0323 chromosome 15, ASM357664v1, one genomic interval encodes:
- the LOC116007680 gene encoding uncharacterized protein LOC116007680, whose product MGRIFPSDYYHHHHYTAFPLLSVSLFVLSIATTLSIVTALCGFLSRKEEELVVLELEVDTNNGLESPPSNTSEDGAAAEGSEGQSDDGVMSQPLPPPPAMRSASYHYRSSSQASSLLASPAAHKKLVASMSMKVGGQGTRHTSKKDDIFAGGVAMGDKKRDKKLKHEDSVWKKTIILGEKCRVHHDSEEEIVLDEDGNRITPYRPKTSAAPPSMSRQSSAVDVNVPKMDEGDKGI is encoded by the exons atGGGAAGAATTTTTCCTTCGGATTATTATCACCACCACCATTACACCGCCTTTCCTCTCTTGTCGGTGTCGCTCTTCGTCTTGTCCATCGCCACCACCCTATCCATCGTCACGGCGCTATGCGGTTTCTTGAGTCGTAAGGAAGAAGAGCTCGTCGTCCTAGAG TTAGAGGTAGATACTAATAATGGGTTAGAGTCTCCCCCTTCAAACACCAGCGAGGACGGGGCGGCGGCGGAGGGCAGCGAGGGGCAGAGCGACGACGGGGTGATGAGCCAGCcgctgccgccgccgccggcgatGCGGTCGGCGTCGTACCATTACCGGTCGAGCTCGCAGGCATCGTCGCTGCTGGCGTCACCGGCGGCGCACAAGAAGCTGGTGGCGAGCATGAGCATGAAGGTGGGGGGGCAGGGGACGCGCCACACGTCGAAGAAGGACGACATCTTCGCCGGCGGCGTGGCCATGGGCGACAAGAAGCGCGACAAGAAGCTAAAACACGAGGATTCCGTGTGGAAGAAGACCATCATTTTAGGGGAGAAATGTAGGGTCCACCACGACAGTGAAGAAGAGATTGTTTTAGACGAGGACGGGAATCGGATCACGCCGTACCGCCCCAAAACGTCCGCCGCTCCGCCGTCGATGTCACGGCAGAGCTCCGCCGTTGACGTAAACGTACCAAAAATGGATGAAGGAGATaagggaatataa